From Methanomassiliicoccus sp., the proteins below share one genomic window:
- a CDS encoding fibronectin type III domain-containing protein yields MKLIHRCVSIALVLIVILSLCISIVVFLPDVIKAEQDGDYSFTVSDGNATITAYTGDGGVITIPSTLGGYPVTTIGTSAFSLGYSITSLTIPNSVTTLEYEAFSGCTSLTSVVIPGSVTSIWRGTFMGCPSLTSVTLSEGVRSIPDQMFYGCHALTSVTIPSTVELIGEYAFLECSSLTTLTIPEGVTSILPFAFQYSGLTSLTIPGTVESVGWYEFTDCSALTSLTFSEGFKSIGPQEPFSGCTSLTTVNIPSSLTSISAYGFQGCPSLTSINVDEDNPAYTSIDGVLYDKAATELILCPWAMKSATIPASVTSIGEYAFGECKALTSITFLGLEAPTNVGPGWISSTPAEIRGHAYTASNFPPPGGVWNGLTMGDYISEKSGSPTGLVVDPGNNQVTLRWNAPLNTGGAEIDHYIIYMNGTDVAHVEGTMKTITGLTNGVSYDFAVAAHTVAGTGTMGESVSATPRAPLTLVLPPNAPTDLTATPGDGQVQLLWTAPNDDGGSPITGYNLSWALTVGGPYTSSVVDGTSYLHEGLENGRTYYYKVAAINAMGESEMTEVASATPLATIQLPSAPNKLDASVNDGTVSLTWTSPADGSQISSYKIYRGTSPATIGLLTSISGTSFLDTNVLSNQTYYYQVSAVSAAGEGERSADVSVTVPASSDNGQDHSRPFLDTLEGQVAIVGLIAVAGVGAVTYAVWRRRRP; encoded by the coding sequence GTGAAGCTGATCCATAGGTGTGTTTCAATAGCGTTAGTACTAATTGTCATTTTGTCATTATGCATATCGATCGTTGTTTTTCTACCAGATGTTATTAAGGCTGAGCAGGATGGTGATTATTCTTTCACGGTTAGTGATGGCAATGCTACCATTACCGCATATACTGGAGATGGCGGAGTGATCACCATCCCGTCCACGCTAGGCGGTTATCCGGTCACCACCATCGGAACGTCTGCCTTCTCCTTGGGCTACTCTATAACCTCCCTGACCATACCGAACAGCGTCACAACCCTTGAGTATGAAGCTTTTTCGGGCTGCACCTCCCTAACCTCCGTGGTTATACCTGGCAGTGTCACGTCTATCTGGAGGGGTACGTTTATGGGCTGTCCCTCCCTGACCTCCGTAACACTCTCCGAGGGCGTTAGGTCCATACCTGATCAAATGTTCTATGGCTGCCATGCCCTAACTTCAGTGACTATCCCAAGTACAGTCGAATTGATAGGCGAATACGCATTCCTTGAATGCTCCTCCCTGACAACCTTAACTATCCCTGAAGGTGTTACTTCTATCCTTCCTTTCGCGTTTCAGTATAGCGGCCTTACCTCCTTAACCATCCCCGGAACCGTAGAAAGTGTAGGATGGTATGAATTCACTGATTGTTCCGCACTTACCTCTTTGACCTTTTCAGAGGGCTTCAAGTCCATCGGACCGCAGGAACCGTTCAGTGGGTGTACCTCTCTGACCACAGTAAATATCCCAAGCAGCCTCACGTCCATCTCCGCTTATGGGTTTCAAGGCTGCCCCTCCCTGACCTCGATAAACGTGGATGAGGATAACCCCGCATACACTAGCATCGATGGTGTGCTGTACGACAAGGCCGCTACCGAGTTGATATTGTGCCCGTGGGCCATGAAGAGCGCGACCATACCGGCCAGTGTTACCAGCATCGGCGAGTATGCGTTCGGGGAATGCAAGGCCCTGACCTCGATAACGTTCCTGGGTCTCGAGGCCCCGACCAATGTTGGTCCGGGCTGGATAAGTTCCACTCCAGCGGAGATCAGAGGTCATGCATACACCGCCTCGAATTTCCCTCCACCCGGGGGGGTTTGGAACGGTCTGACGATGGGCGATTATATCTCTGAAAAATCTGGATCTCCTACGGGACTTGTCGTCGATCCTGGGAACAATCAAGTGACCCTAAGATGGAACGCTCCGTTGAACACCGGGGGAGCGGAGATCGATCATTATATCATCTACATGAACGGCACAGATGTAGCTCATGTCGAAGGCACTATGAAAACCATCACCGGGCTAACGAACGGGGTTAGTTACGATTTCGCAGTGGCAGCTCATACAGTTGCTGGAACCGGTACAATGGGCGAGTCGGTAAGCGCAACGCCACGCGCTCCGCTAACATTAGTCCTTCCTCCAAATGCTCCTACGGATCTGACCGCCACGCCTGGTGACGGCCAAGTGCAGCTATTATGGACTGCACCAAATGATGATGGAGGATCACCCATAACCGGATACAATCTATCGTGGGCTCTGACCGTTGGTGGTCCTTACACATCATCTGTGGTCGACGGTACCAGCTATCTCCACGAAGGCCTGGAGAACGGGCGAACATACTACTACAAGGTAGCGGCCATTAACGCCATGGGCGAGAGCGAAATGACGGAAGTGGCCTCGGCCACGCCACTCGCAACAATTCAGCTTCCCTCTGCTCCTAATAAACTTGATGCCTCGGTCAACGACGGCACCGTTTCTTTAACCTGGACCTCTCCTGCGGATGGTAGTCAGATCTCATCTTACAAGATATATCGTGGTACCTCACCGGCAACTATTGGTCTGCTGACATCGATCTCAGGAACATCGTTCCTAGATACCAATGTCTTGAGCAACCAAACCTACTACTACCAGGTCAGTGCGGTGAGTGCTGCTGGTGAGGGAGAACGCAGTGCTGATGTTAGCGTAACCGTTCCAGCCAGCTCTGATAATGGCCAAGATCATTCACGCCCATTCCTTGACACCCTCGAAGGCCAGGTAGCAATTGTCGGATTGATTGCTGTTGCCGGTGTAGGAGCTGTGACCTATGCTGTATGGCGTCGGAGGCGGCCATAA
- a CDS encoding type II methionyl aminopeptidase, whose protein sequence is MNEDVLEKIRRAGAISGEARKLGASLVDEGVTLLSVAEEVEAFMIKKGARPAFPTNLSINDQAAHFTPRSDDKLTFKKGDLVKVDVGAQVDGYIGDTAQTVEVRTRNWTNLINASAKALAMAVETVSEGVTVGTISGTIENAIKSEGFLPVTNLTGHGMGCYNLHAGLTIANYDDGNPTKIKKDMMIAIEPFATNGGGEVRNSKPGNIYRILRDREVKDDGAMKLMSLIKENFHGLPFCERWCTALDPKAQLHLKTLVRHGILYAYPILTEIKGGMVSQTEHTVVLNGYKAEVTT, encoded by the coding sequence ATGAATGAGGACGTTCTGGAGAAGATAAGGAGGGCCGGCGCGATATCGGGCGAGGCCCGCAAGCTGGGAGCGAGCCTTGTGGACGAAGGAGTGACCTTGCTGTCCGTGGCGGAGGAAGTGGAAGCTTTTATGATTAAGAAGGGCGCCCGGCCGGCGTTCCCCACGAACCTCAGCATTAACGATCAGGCCGCTCACTTCACGCCCCGATCGGACGACAAGCTGACGTTCAAGAAGGGGGACCTGGTGAAGGTCGACGTGGGCGCGCAGGTGGATGGATATATTGGAGATACGGCGCAGACGGTGGAGGTCCGCACCAGGAACTGGACCAACCTCATCAACGCCTCCGCCAAGGCCTTGGCCATGGCAGTGGAGACGGTGAGCGAAGGCGTGACAGTCGGGACCATCAGCGGGACCATCGAGAATGCGATAAAGAGCGAGGGCTTTTTGCCGGTGACCAACCTCACCGGTCACGGCATGGGCTGCTACAATCTGCATGCCGGTCTGACCATCGCCAACTATGATGACGGGAATCCCACCAAGATCAAGAAGGACATGATGATCGCCATCGAGCCGTTCGCCACCAACGGCGGGGGCGAGGTGCGGAACTCCAAGCCTGGAAACATCTACCGCATCCTGCGGGACCGGGAGGTCAAGGACGACGGGGCCATGAAGCTCATGAGCTTGATAAAAGAGAACTTCCACGGGCTTCCGTTCTGCGAGCGCTGGTGCACCGCCCTCGATCCCAAGGCGCAGCTGCACCTCAAGACGCTGGTGAGGCACGGCATTCTGTACGCTTACCCCATCCTCACGGAGATCAAGGGCGGGATGGTCTCGCAGACCGAGCATACCGTGGTCCTCAACGGCTACAAGGCCGAGGTCACCACATAA
- a CDS encoding MBL fold metallo-hydrolase: MFLYVAKMTVHMLPGAGFDCNIFIVTGDRPLVVDTGSGTRHARILERITKLLGGTAVEAIVLTHRHYDHTGGAAALSRDLNAPLYVHREDAAPVREGSVRGTEAQMFGGRMEPVDVNELSGGEVFSTGEHDLEVIHTPGHTIGGICLYDRVKRILLSGDTVFAGGVGRWDLATGDHGQLVASVRGLSLLDPLDLYPGHGPCALGDGGQQVKDALTYLGVI, translated from the coding sequence TTGTTCCTCTACGTAGCGAAGATGACCGTCCATATGCTGCCTGGGGCCGGTTTTGATTGCAACATTTTCATCGTCACCGGAGACAGGCCGCTGGTGGTGGACACAGGCTCAGGAACGAGGCATGCGCGCATCCTCGAGCGGATCACCAAGCTCCTCGGAGGAACGGCGGTAGAGGCGATAGTCCTCACCCATCGCCACTACGATCACACCGGCGGGGCGGCGGCGTTGTCACGAGACTTGAATGCACCTCTTTACGTGCACAGGGAGGATGCCGCCCCCGTAAGGGAGGGGTCCGTAAGGGGCACCGAGGCCCAGATGTTCGGCGGGAGGATGGAACCGGTTGACGTCAACGAACTGAGCGGAGGCGAGGTCTTCTCCACCGGGGAGCACGATCTCGAGGTCATCCACACGCCGGGCCACACCATTGGCGGCATCTGCCTCTACGACCGCGTCAAGAGGATACTTCTGTCCGGGGACACGGTGTTCGCCGGGGGAGTAGGACGCTGGGACCTGGCGACCGGGGACCATGGCCAGCTGGTAGCTTCGGTGAGAGGACTATCGCTCCTGGACCCGCTGGACCTGTATCCCGGCCATGGGCCCTGCGCCCTGGGCGATGGCGGCCAGCAAGTTAAAGACGCATTGACGTATCTAGGTGTCATTTAG
- a CDS encoding threonylcarbamoyl-AMP synthase yields MRVIKCEQRDGTAFIPESEIKNIVAELSAGRLIVYPTDTVYGLGCDPFDETAVKRAYMVKRRPFDMPMSIVVKDLQMMEELAVLDDRARKLVRKFMPGPLTLIVTKRPAVPDILTASSQEIGIRIPDHPVALRIIEEFGPIITTSANVHSHKNPRTCEDAMEDLGPSVSLYLDAGPAPIGRPSTIVQFSEGEINMIRQGDIDEDDIRAALDE; encoded by the coding sequence ATGAGAGTGATAAAGTGCGAGCAAAGGGATGGGACGGCCTTCATCCCTGAATCGGAGATAAAGAACATCGTCGCTGAGCTGTCCGCGGGACGGCTGATCGTGTACCCGACGGATACAGTATATGGGTTAGGTTGTGATCCCTTCGACGAGACGGCCGTCAAGAGGGCCTATATGGTCAAGAGGCGCCCCTTCGACATGCCCATGTCCATCGTGGTCAAGGACCTGCAGATGATGGAGGAACTCGCGGTGCTGGACGACCGGGCGCGCAAGCTGGTGCGCAAGTTCATGCCCGGCCCGCTCACGCTCATCGTTACTAAGAGGCCGGCGGTACCTGATATCTTGACAGCATCCAGCCAGGAGATAGGCATCCGCATCCCGGACCACCCCGTGGCGCTGAGGATCATAGAGGAGTTCGGGCCTATCATCACAACTTCCGCCAACGTCCACTCGCACAAGAACCCCCGGACGTGTGAGGACGCCATGGAGGATCTGGGTCCTTCCGTGAGCTTGTACCTGGATGCCGGCCCCGCCCCCATAGGCAGGCCGTCGACCATAGTCCAGTTCTCGGAGGGCGAGATAAATATGATCAGGCAGGGCGACATAGATGAGGATGATATCAGGGCGGCATTAGATGAATGA